The following coding sequences lie in one Peribacillus frigoritolerans genomic window:
- the ilvD gene encoding dihydroxy-acid dehydratase: MRSDMITKGVDRAPHRSLLRAAGVKEEDFGKPFIAVCNSYIDIVPGHVHLQEFGKIVKEAIREAGGVPFEFNTIGVDDGIAMGHIGMRYSLPSREIIADSVETVVSAHWFDGMVCIPNCDKITPGMMMGALRVNIPTIFVSGGPMKAGKDKNGKSLSLTSVFEGVGAYQAGNINEEDLQEIEQVACPTCGSCSGMFTANSMNCLAEGLGLALPGNGTILAVAEERKEFVKKSAKQLMEIIKQDIKPRDIVTIDAIDNAFALDMAMGGSTNTVLHTLALAHEAGFEYPMERINEIANRVPHLAKIAPASDYHIEDVHNAGGVSAVINELLKKPGAFNGDCLSVSGKTLRENVAGCEILDKDVIHPLDNPHSERGGLAVLFGNLAPQGSIVKVGAVDASVGGYHRGPAICFDSQEDALSGIITGKVKEGDVVVIRYEGPKGGPGMPEMLAPTSQIVGRGLGAKVGLITDGRFSGASRGISIGHISPEAAEGGPIAFVEDGDIIELDLNNRKIQLEISDEEFEKRKANWKGFESKVRTGYLARYSKLVTNASSGGVMKV; encoded by the coding sequence ATGAGAAGTGACATGATTACAAAAGGGGTCGATCGAGCTCCACATAGAAGTCTGCTGCGGGCAGCAGGGGTTAAAGAAGAAGATTTCGGTAAACCGTTCATAGCGGTTTGTAATTCATACATCGATATCGTTCCAGGTCATGTCCACCTTCAGGAATTCGGAAAAATAGTGAAGGAAGCGATTCGCGAAGCGGGCGGTGTTCCTTTCGAATTTAATACGATCGGGGTAGACGATGGAATTGCAATGGGTCATATTGGTATGCGCTATTCCTTACCAAGCCGTGAAATCATCGCAGATTCCGTGGAAACTGTTGTATCGGCACATTGGTTTGACGGTATGGTGTGCATTCCAAACTGTGACAAGATAACGCCGGGAATGATGATGGGAGCACTTCGTGTCAATATTCCTACAATATTCGTAAGCGGCGGACCCATGAAAGCAGGTAAAGATAAAAATGGTAAATCTCTTTCATTAACATCCGTTTTTGAAGGGGTGGGTGCTTATCAAGCAGGTAATATCAATGAAGAGGATTTGCAGGAAATCGAGCAGGTTGCATGCCCTACTTGCGGTTCTTGTTCAGGAATGTTCACTGCAAACTCCATGAACTGCCTGGCTGAAGGATTGGGACTTGCGCTTCCGGGAAATGGAACGATTCTGGCGGTAGCCGAAGAACGTAAGGAATTCGTTAAGAAATCCGCTAAACAGTTGATGGAGATAATCAAACAGGATATCAAGCCTCGTGATATCGTAACGATTGATGCAATTGATAACGCATTTGCATTGGATATGGCGATGGGCGGTTCGACCAACACCGTTCTTCATACACTTGCATTGGCACATGAAGCAGGTTTTGAATATCCGATGGAACGTATAAATGAAATAGCTAACCGCGTACCGCATCTAGCGAAAATCGCACCAGCATCCGATTATCATATTGAAGATGTACATAATGCCGGTGGTGTAAGTGCCGTCATTAATGAGTTACTCAAAAAACCAGGTGCCTTTAATGGAGATTGCCTTTCTGTATCAGGTAAAACGCTCCGCGAAAATGTTGCAGGTTGTGAAATATTGGACAAGGATGTAATCCATCCATTGGATAATCCGCATTCTGAGCGTGGCGGGCTTGCGGTATTGTTCGGTAACCTTGCTCCTCAAGGCTCCATCGTAAAAGTGGGCGCCGTTGACGCATCAGTTGGTGGCTACCACAGGGGTCCTGCCATTTGTTTCGATTCCCAGGAAGATGCACTTTCCGGGATCATTACCGGAAAGGTTAAGGAAGGGGATGTAGTGGTTATTCGTTACGAAGGGCCTAAAGGTGGGCCGGGTATGCCGGAAATGTTGGCACCAACTTCCCAAATCGTCGGGAGGGGACTTGGAGCGAAAGTCGGTTTGATCACTGATGGCCGCTTTTCAGGCGCATCTCGAGGCATCAGCATTGGTCATATATCCCCTGAAGCAGCTGAGGGAGGCCCGATTGCCTTTGTTGAAGATGGTGATATCATCGAATTGGATTTGAATAATCGCAAAATCCAATTGGAAATTTCCGATGAAGAATTCGAAAAACGCAAAGCGAATTGGAAGGGCTTCGAGTCAAAAGTCAGGACAGGCTATTTAGCACGTTATTCCAAACTTGTAACGAATGCCAGCTCAGGCGGAGTGATGAAAGTTTAA
- a CDS encoding conserved virulence factor C family protein has product MKIKSIEPTPSPNTMKINLTEELLAGKSNNYKKDQADQAPQLIKDLFTIEGVKGVYHVADFLAVERNAKYDWKDILVQIRQVFGEKTEEQNQQTTLNEHYGEVTVAIQQFKGIPMQIKASDSLHEKRFALPEYFIKGIAAAQKEDDNVVLLRKWKDYGVRYGDMEDIVKEVSDELIAAYPEERINRLVAAANEMVDTKEAFLKRPKIKLTAEMLNDESWEKRYQALEQMEDPTVDDIPVLDMALSDSKVSIRRLAVVYLGMIEDRKVLPSLYKAMKDKSAAVRRTAGDCLSDLGFEEAMGEMAQSLSDKNKLVRWRAAMFLYEVGNETTLPYLKQAEQDPEFEVALQVKMAIDRIENGEEAKGSVWKQMTESRQANDK; this is encoded by the coding sequence TTGAAAATTAAGTCGATAGAACCTACACCAAGTCCGAATACAATGAAAATCAATTTAACTGAAGAGCTATTAGCTGGTAAAAGCAATAATTATAAGAAAGATCAAGCTGATCAGGCACCCCAGCTGATCAAAGATTTATTTACGATCGAGGGAGTGAAAGGGGTATATCATGTTGCGGATTTCTTAGCCGTTGAGCGGAATGCGAAATATGATTGGAAAGATATCTTGGTCCAAATCCGTCAGGTTTTCGGGGAAAAAACCGAAGAACAAAATCAACAAACAACATTAAATGAACATTACGGAGAAGTAACTGTTGCCATTCAACAATTCAAGGGCATTCCGATGCAAATTAAAGCTAGTGATAGCTTACACGAAAAACGTTTTGCCTTACCGGAATATTTCATAAAGGGCATTGCAGCTGCCCAAAAAGAAGATGACAATGTAGTCCTGCTTCGAAAATGGAAGGATTATGGCGTAAGATATGGTGATATGGAAGATATCGTGAAGGAAGTATCGGACGAGCTGATTGCAGCTTATCCGGAAGAACGAATTAATCGGCTAGTAGCCGCTGCAAATGAAATGGTGGATACGAAGGAAGCATTTCTGAAACGGCCAAAAATTAAACTTACTGCAGAAATGCTGAATGACGAAAGCTGGGAAAAGCGTTATCAGGCTTTAGAACAAATGGAAGATCCAACGGTTGATGATATACCCGTATTGGACATGGCACTCTCCGACAGTAAGGTCTCCATTCGAAGGCTCGCGGTCGTATACTTGGGTATGATCGAGGATAGAAAAGTGCTCCCGAGCTTGTATAAAGCAATGAAAGATAAAAGTGCGGCCGTAAGACGAACGGCTGGTGATTGTTTATCAGATCTTGGCTTTGAAGAAGCGATGGGAGAAATGGCTCAATCACTTTCGGATAAAAATAAATTGGTTAGATGGAGGGCGGCGATGTTTTTATACGAAGTGGGAAATGAAACGACCCTCCCTTATCTTAAACAAGCGGAACAGGATCCTGAATTCGAAGTGGCCCTTCAGGTCAAGATGGCCATTGACCGTATAGAAAATGGGGAAGAAGCTAAAGGTTCGGTTTGGAAGCAAATGACAGAATCAAGGCAAGCGAATGACAAGTGA
- a CDS encoding ABC-F family ATP-binding cassette domain-containing protein — translation MKVFSMEHVMKTQGEKLLFKDVSFSITEGEKIGIVGINGTGKSTLLNIIAGLEDSDLGTKDHPNDYTISYLSQDPHFDEKLTIMEYMYESSTPVFSLIKEYEKTLVQLQVDPQNGAVQDRLLKQQQDMDTLGAWDTSANARTILTKLGLPDHSRKLGELSGGQKKRAALAKTLIETPDLLILDEPTNHLDFESITWLEEYLGKYQKSVLFVTHDRYFLDRVSNKIWEIAQTQLFEYKGNYADYLESKAIREENESAERTKKESLFKKELAWIRKGAKARTTKQKARIQRFETLESGVKDKQKTENLEMELSGARLGKKVLEMQDVSKSFGDRTIINHFSFLFKPGDRIGIVGNNGSGKSTLLNILAGRESIDEGNLEKGQTVKIGYYTQESVDMDENLRMIEYIRETADSIALKDGSFISAAQMLERFLFPMGSHGTPIRKLSGGEKRRLYLLNILMSAPNVLLLDEPTNDLDTQTLTVLEDYLETFSGVVITVSHDRYFLDKTCHQLLVFKNKGEIDFYYGNYSEFLEEKTEEAVPVKAPEPQMNRTEKKKKKLTYAESKEWEGIEGNMERAELRLKDITSEMSAAGSDFEKVRLLLEEEKELTDKLEHLMERWTYLAEKLEEE, via the coding sequence ATGAAAGTTTTTAGCATGGAACATGTAATGAAAACCCAAGGGGAAAAGCTGCTTTTTAAAGATGTCTCTTTTTCCATTACCGAAGGGGAGAAAATCGGGATCGTTGGAATAAACGGCACCGGTAAATCGACATTATTGAATATTATCGCAGGGTTGGAAGACAGTGATTTAGGAACGAAGGATCACCCGAATGATTACACGATTTCCTATCTATCCCAAGACCCGCATTTTGATGAGAAATTGACCATCATGGAATATATGTATGAAAGTTCAACTCCTGTATTTTCGTTGATTAAAGAATATGAAAAGACGCTCGTTCAACTCCAGGTAGATCCGCAGAATGGCGCAGTACAGGACCGTTTGTTAAAACAACAGCAGGATATGGACACGCTTGGCGCCTGGGATACAAGTGCCAATGCCAGAACGATTTTGACCAAGCTTGGTCTTCCTGATCACTCAAGGAAATTGGGGGAACTGTCAGGCGGCCAAAAAAAACGTGCGGCCCTGGCAAAAACCTTGATTGAGACCCCTGATTTACTGATTTTGGATGAGCCTACAAACCATCTCGATTTCGAAAGCATCACTTGGCTTGAAGAATATTTGGGGAAATATCAAAAGTCCGTTTTATTTGTAACCCATGATCGATATTTCCTTGATCGTGTGTCCAATAAGATTTGGGAAATTGCCCAAACTCAGCTTTTCGAATACAAAGGAAACTATGCGGATTATTTAGAATCAAAGGCCATTCGTGAAGAGAACGAGTCAGCTGAAAGAACGAAAAAGGAAAGTCTATTCAAAAAAGAACTGGCTTGGATCCGTAAAGGAGCCAAGGCCCGTACAACGAAACAAAAGGCCAGGATCCAACGCTTCGAAACATTGGAATCAGGTGTAAAGGATAAGCAGAAAACCGAGAACCTGGAAATGGAATTAAGCGGTGCCCGTCTTGGGAAAAAGGTGCTTGAGATGCAGGATGTTTCTAAATCCTTCGGTGATCGAACCATCATCAACCATTTCTCCTTCCTCTTCAAACCTGGTGATCGGATTGGGATCGTCGGTAATAATGGCAGTGGAAAGTCAACCTTGTTAAATATCCTGGCCGGACGGGAATCCATAGATGAAGGTAACCTGGAAAAAGGTCAAACCGTGAAAATAGGCTACTATACGCAAGAAAGCGTCGATATGGATGAGAATTTGCGCATGATAGAGTATATTCGTGAAACGGCGGATTCCATCGCCCTTAAAGATGGCAGTTTCATATCGGCTGCGCAGATGCTTGAAAGGTTCTTGTTTCCTATGGGATCGCATGGAACGCCAATCCGCAAGCTGTCCGGTGGGGAGAAAAGGCGATTATATCTCCTTAACATATTGATGTCGGCACCTAATGTCCTGCTTTTGGATGAACCGACGAATGATTTGGACACGCAAACCTTGACCGTTCTGGAGGATTATTTAGAAACGTTTTCAGGTGTGGTCATTACCGTATCACATGATAGGTATTTCCTGGATAAGACGTGCCATCAGCTTCTTGTTTTCAAGAATAAAGGTGAAATTGATTTCTATTACGGCAATTATTCAGAGTTCTTGGAAGAAAAGACGGAAGAGGCCGTGCCGGTAAAAGCACCGGAACCTCAGATGAACCGGACCGAAAAGAAAAAGAAAAAACTGACCTATGCGGAAAGTAAGGAATGGGAAGGAATCGAAGGGAACATGGAAAGGGCCGAGCTGCGCCTGAAAGACATAACATCAGAAATGTCAGCGGCGGGAAGCGATTTTGAAAAAGTCCGCCTGCTGCTCGAAGAAGAAAAGGAACTAACGGATAAATTAGAGCATTTGATGGAAAGATGGACGTATTTAGCGGAAAAATTGGAAGAGGAATGA
- a CDS encoding HD domain-containing protein, protein MKQTMIELTEKYVYDQLNSDASGHDWFHIDRVRKLALHIAKEERKGNVFIIEMAALLHDIPDDKLNQEADGGWKKLDAWFDEIKLDIDSVDAIKQIINTISYSAGQLKLPSIEAEIVQDADRLDAIGAIGIARTFAFGGKKGQLMYDPSLPIRENMTKKEYRDGKSSSIHHFHEKLLRLQDMLNTCTAKKIASERHEYMIGFLEEFNKEWDVRL, encoded by the coding sequence AACGGAGAAGTATGTATATGACCAATTGAATTCTGATGCCAGCGGCCATGATTGGTTTCATATCGATCGGGTTCGTAAGCTGGCTTTACATATTGCAAAAGAAGAAAGAAAAGGAAATGTGTTCATCATTGAAATGGCAGCTCTGCTTCATGATATCCCGGATGATAAACTAAACCAGGAAGCCGATGGAGGCTGGAAAAAGCTTGATGCTTGGTTTGATGAAATAAAGTTGGATATTGATAGTGTGGATGCCATCAAACAGATCATCAATACAATTTCATATAGTGCAGGGCAGTTGAAGCTTCCCTCGATCGAGGCTGAAATTGTTCAGGATGCGGACCGCTTGGATGCAATTGGTGCCATTGGTATAGCCAGGACATTTGCATTTGGCGGAAAAAAGGGACAACTTATGTATGATCCTTCATTGCCGATAAGGGAAAACATGACCAAGAAGGAATACAGGGATGGCAAAAGCTCTTCCATTCATCACTTTCATGAAAAGTTATTGCGTTTGCAAGATATGCTCAATACTTGTACAGCCAAGAAGATTGCAAGTGAAAGGCATGAATATATGATTGGATTTTTAGAGGAATTTAATAAGGAATGGGATGTACGATTATGA